Proteins encoded in a region of the Hypomesus transpacificus isolate Combined female chromosome 17, fHypTra1, whole genome shotgun sequence genome:
- the axin1 gene encoding axin-1 isoform X2 encodes MDAVNMSLSDKGGGYLVDLGGSFTEDAPRPPVPGEEGELVSSDGRQYSHIFCSSKNESLKNDASTATPRRPDQDLGYEPEGSASPTPPYLKWAESLHSLLDDQDGIHLFRTFLKQEECADMLDFWFACSGFRKLEANDGHEEKKLKLAKAIYKKYILDSNGIVSRQIKPATKSFIKDCVMKLHIDPAMFDQAQTEIQTMMEENTYPLFLKSDIYLEYTRTGGESPKLYSDQSSVSGNGKVLPGYLPTLNEDEEWTCDQDPEEQAECDPTPSNRLTQKLLLETVPVRVASSKRFQDGHEYRHAPWREPVNPYYVNTGYAMAPATSANDSEQQSMSSDADTLSLTDSSVDGVPPYRYRKQHRREMHESAKANGRVPLPHIPRTNRMPKDIHVEPEKFAAELISKLEGVLREREAQEKLEEKLKRVRLEEEGDDADVSTATSLSSHRLPPGAHPQHYNSRYADISYNGLLRDAHEENPESILDDHVQRVMKTPGCQSPGTGRHSPKSRSPEGGKGPGVAMPLPPGPAKHLSRQGPKGDNSHLYHHKHVHHIHHPTGGKPKEQVEAEAAMRVQHGSFPWGMEQHHYGPKSRNYADGMSPNPMEPVGYSKGSTLSKRPFKKGEETRPYEMPVPPDDVERNQKILLWMMEGEKEAVRHKKSPYGSITGSKKAPSHEASRPSSVERPGAVHPWVSAQLRNNVQPSHPFIQDPTMPPNPAPNPLTQLEEARRRLEEEKKKSGTLQTKQRYVMEVIQRGRAAVRPALFPPLSAVPAVSDTELSEPEHKATKKQPCENITVAYYFCGEPIPYRTSVKGRIVTLGQFKELLTKKGSYRYYFKKVSDEFDCGVVFEEVREDDAILPIFEEKIIGKVEKID; translated from the exons ATGGACGCTGTGAATATGAGCTTGAGCGACAAGGGGGGGGGTTACCTGGTGGACCTGGGAGGCAGTTTCACTGAGGACGCCCCCAGACCCCCGGTGcctggggaagagggagagctggtGTCCAGCGATGGACGCCAATACAGCCACATCTTCTGCTCCTCCAAGAACGAGAGCCTCAAGAATGACGCCTCTACGGCCACCCCCAGACGACCTGACCAGGATCTGGGCTATGAGCCGGAGGGCAGCGCCTCCCCCACACCTCCCTACCTGAAGTGGGCTGAGTCTCTTCATTCCCTCCTGGATGACCAGGACGGGATCCACCTGTTTAGAACATTTCTCAAGCAGGAAGAGTGTGCCGACATGTTGGACTTCTGGTTCGCCTGCAGCGGCTTCCGCAAGCTCGAGGCCAATGACGGTCACGAGGAGAAGAAGCTAAAACTGGCAAAAGCCATTTATAAAAAGTACATCCTGGACAGCAATGGAATAGTGTCCAGACAGATCAAACCAGCAACTAAGAGCTTCATCAAAGACTGTGTGATGAAGCTTCACATCGATCCAGCCATGTTTGACCAGGCTCAGACTGAGATCCAGACTATGATGGAGGAGAATACCTACCCTTTGTTCCTGAAGTCAGACATCTATTTGGAATACAccaggactgggggagagagccCTAAGTTGTACAGTGACCAAAGCTCAGTTTCTGGCAATGGGAAGGTTCTACCAGGGTATCTGCCAACATTGAACGAGGATGAGGAGTGGACATGTGACCAGGACCCGGAGGAGCAGGCTGAGTGTGATCCAACCCCTAGCAACAGGCTCACGCAGAAGCTGCTCCTGGAGACCGTTCCTGTGCGTGTTGCCAGCAGCAAGAGATTCCAGGACGGTCACGAGTACAG ACATGCCCCATGGCGTGAGCCTGTCAACCCATACTACGTCAACACTGGCTATGCCATGGCCCCTGCCACCAGCGCCAACGACAGCGAGCAGCAGAGCATGTCTAGCGATGcagacactctctccctcaccgaCAGCAGTGT AGACGGGGTCCCACCGTACAGATATCGTAAGCAGCACAGACGGGAGATGCACGAAAGTGCCAAAGCAAACGGGCGAGTGCCTCTACCTCATATTCCT CGCACGAACCGGATGCCAAAGGATATTCATGTGGAGCCAGAGAAGTTTGCAGCAGAGCTCATCAGCAAACTGGAGGGCgtactgagggagagagaggcccaggagaagctggaggagaagctgaAGAGAGTACGACTG gaggaagaaggggatgATGCTGACGTTTCCACAGCAACATCATTGTCCAGTCACAGACTGCCTCCTGGTGCTCATCCCCAGCACTACAACTCCCGCTACGCTGACATCAGCTACAACGGCCTCCTGAGAGACGCTCACGAGGAGAACCCAGAGAGCATCCTGGACGACCACGTCCAGCGTGTCATGAAGACGCCCGGCTGTCAGTCCCCAGGCACGGGACGCCACTCCCCCAAGTCCCGCTCGCCCGAGGGAGGCAAGGGGCCTGGTGTTGCGATGCCACTGCCCCCGGGCCCTGCCAAACACCTCTCCCGGCAGGGGCCCAAGGGGGACAACAGCCACTTGTACCACCACAAACACGTTCACCACATCCACCATCCGACGGGAGGGAAGCCCAAAGAGCAGGTGGAGGCTGAGGCAGCCATGAGGGTGCAGCATGGTAGCTTCCCCTGGGGCATGGAGCAGCACCACTACGGGCCCAAGTCTCGCAACTACGCCGATGGCATGAGCCCCAACCCCATGGAGCCCGTGGGTTACAG CAAAGGTAGCACTCTGTCGAAAAGGCCCTTCAAAAAAGGGGAGGAGACGCGGCCCTATGAGATGCCGGTGCCTCCGGACGATGTGGAGAGGAACCAGAAGATCCTCCtgtggatgatggagggagagaaggaggctgTCCGTCACAAGAAGAGCCCCTATGG GAGCATCACAGGGTCGAAGAAGGCCCCAAGCCACGAGGCGTCTCGGCCCAGCTCAGTGGAGAGACCTGGGGCAGTGCACCCGTGGGTCAGCGCCCAGCTACGCAACAACGTGCAGCCCTCCCACCCCTTCATCCAGGACCCCACCATGCCCCCCAacccagcccccaaccccctcacccAGCTGGAGGAGGCACGAAGGCGGcttgaggaggagaaaaagaaatctGGTACCTTACAGACAAAGCAGAG GTATGTGATGGAGGTGATCCAGAGGGGTCGCGCTGCCGTCAGGCCCGCTCTGTTCCCACCCCTCAGCGCGGTGCCTGCCGTCTCCGACACAGAGCTTTCCGAGCCCGA ACATAAGGCCACTAAGAAGCAGCCCTGTGAAAACATCACGGTGGCCTACTACTTCTGTGGAGAACCTATTCCGTACAGGACATCTGTCAAAGGGAGGATTGTCACCCTGGGCCAGTTTAAGGAGCTGCTGACTAAGAAAGGGAGCTACAG GTATTATTTCAAGAAGGTAAGCGATGAGTTTGACTGTGGGGTGGTGTTTGAAGAGGTACGTGAAGATGACGCAATCCTGCCCATCTTTGAAGAGAAGATCATTGGGAAAGTAGAAAAAATTGATTGA
- the axin1 gene encoding axin-1 isoform X3 translates to MDAVNMSLSDKGGGYLVDLGGSFTEDAPRPPVPGEEGELVSSDGRQYSHIFCSSKNESLKNDASTATPRRPDQDLGYEPEGSASPTPPYLKWAESLHSLLDDQDGIHLFRTFLKQEECADMLDFWFACSGFRKLEANDGHEEKKLKLAKAIYKKYILDSNGIVSRQIKPATKSFIKDCVMKLHIDPAMFDQAQTEIQTMMEENTYPLFLKSDIYLEYTRTGGESPKLYSDQSSVSGNGKVLPGYLPTLNEDEEWTCDQDPEEQAECDPTPSNRLTQKLLLETVPVRVASSKRFQDGHEYRHAPWREPVNPYYVNTGYAMAPATSANDSEQQSMSSDADTLSLTDSSVDGVPPYRYRKQHRREMHESAKANGRVPLPHIPRTNRMPKDIHVEPEKFAAELISKLEGVLREREAQEKLEEKLKRVRLEEEGDDADVSTATSLSSHRLPPGAHPQHYNSRYADISYNGLLRDAHEENPESILDDHVQRVMKTPGCQSPGTGRHSPKSRSPEGGKGPGVAMPLPPGPAKHLSRQGPKGDNSHLYHHKHVHHIHHPTGGKPKEQVEAEAAMRVQHGSFPWGMEQHHYGPKSRNYADGMSPNPMEPVGYSSKGSTLSKRPFKKGEETRPYEMPVPPDDVERNQKILLWMMEGEKEAVRHKKSPYGSITGSKKAPSHEASRPSSVERPGAVHPWVSAQLRNNVQPSHPFIQDPTMPPNPAPNPLTQLEEARRRLEEEKKKSGTLQTKQRHKATKKQPCENITVAYYFCGEPIPYRTSVKGRIVTLGQFKELLTKKGSYRYYFKKVSDEFDCGVVFEEVREDDAILPIFEEKIIGKVEKID, encoded by the exons ATGGACGCTGTGAATATGAGCTTGAGCGACAAGGGGGGGGGTTACCTGGTGGACCTGGGAGGCAGTTTCACTGAGGACGCCCCCAGACCCCCGGTGcctggggaagagggagagctggtGTCCAGCGATGGACGCCAATACAGCCACATCTTCTGCTCCTCCAAGAACGAGAGCCTCAAGAATGACGCCTCTACGGCCACCCCCAGACGACCTGACCAGGATCTGGGCTATGAGCCGGAGGGCAGCGCCTCCCCCACACCTCCCTACCTGAAGTGGGCTGAGTCTCTTCATTCCCTCCTGGATGACCAGGACGGGATCCACCTGTTTAGAACATTTCTCAAGCAGGAAGAGTGTGCCGACATGTTGGACTTCTGGTTCGCCTGCAGCGGCTTCCGCAAGCTCGAGGCCAATGACGGTCACGAGGAGAAGAAGCTAAAACTGGCAAAAGCCATTTATAAAAAGTACATCCTGGACAGCAATGGAATAGTGTCCAGACAGATCAAACCAGCAACTAAGAGCTTCATCAAAGACTGTGTGATGAAGCTTCACATCGATCCAGCCATGTTTGACCAGGCTCAGACTGAGATCCAGACTATGATGGAGGAGAATACCTACCCTTTGTTCCTGAAGTCAGACATCTATTTGGAATACAccaggactgggggagagagccCTAAGTTGTACAGTGACCAAAGCTCAGTTTCTGGCAATGGGAAGGTTCTACCAGGGTATCTGCCAACATTGAACGAGGATGAGGAGTGGACATGTGACCAGGACCCGGAGGAGCAGGCTGAGTGTGATCCAACCCCTAGCAACAGGCTCACGCAGAAGCTGCTCCTGGAGACCGTTCCTGTGCGTGTTGCCAGCAGCAAGAGATTCCAGGACGGTCACGAGTACAG ACATGCCCCATGGCGTGAGCCTGTCAACCCATACTACGTCAACACTGGCTATGCCATGGCCCCTGCCACCAGCGCCAACGACAGCGAGCAGCAGAGCATGTCTAGCGATGcagacactctctccctcaccgaCAGCAGTGT AGACGGGGTCCCACCGTACAGATATCGTAAGCAGCACAGACGGGAGATGCACGAAAGTGCCAAAGCAAACGGGCGAGTGCCTCTACCTCATATTCCT CGCACGAACCGGATGCCAAAGGATATTCATGTGGAGCCAGAGAAGTTTGCAGCAGAGCTCATCAGCAAACTGGAGGGCgtactgagggagagagaggcccaggagaagctggaggagaagctgaAGAGAGTACGACTG gaggaagaaggggatgATGCTGACGTTTCCACAGCAACATCATTGTCCAGTCACAGACTGCCTCCTGGTGCTCATCCCCAGCACTACAACTCCCGCTACGCTGACATCAGCTACAACGGCCTCCTGAGAGACGCTCACGAGGAGAACCCAGAGAGCATCCTGGACGACCACGTCCAGCGTGTCATGAAGACGCCCGGCTGTCAGTCCCCAGGCACGGGACGCCACTCCCCCAAGTCCCGCTCGCCCGAGGGAGGCAAGGGGCCTGGTGTTGCGATGCCACTGCCCCCGGGCCCTGCCAAACACCTCTCCCGGCAGGGGCCCAAGGGGGACAACAGCCACTTGTACCACCACAAACACGTTCACCACATCCACCATCCGACGGGAGGGAAGCCCAAAGAGCAGGTGGAGGCTGAGGCAGCCATGAGGGTGCAGCATGGTAGCTTCCCCTGGGGCATGGAGCAGCACCACTACGGGCCCAAGTCTCGCAACTACGCCGATGGCATGAGCCCCAACCCCATGGAGCCCGTGGGTTACAG TAGCAAAGGTAGCACTCTGTCGAAAAGGCCCTTCAAAAAAGGGGAGGAGACGCGGCCCTATGAGATGCCGGTGCCTCCGGACGATGTGGAGAGGAACCAGAAGATCCTCCtgtggatgatggagggagagaaggaggctgTCCGTCACAAGAAGAGCCCCTATGG GAGCATCACAGGGTCGAAGAAGGCCCCAAGCCACGAGGCGTCTCGGCCCAGCTCAGTGGAGAGACCTGGGGCAGTGCACCCGTGGGTCAGCGCCCAGCTACGCAACAACGTGCAGCCCTCCCACCCCTTCATCCAGGACCCCACCATGCCCCCCAacccagcccccaaccccctcacccAGCTGGAGGAGGCACGAAGGCGGcttgaggaggagaaaaagaaatctGGTACCTTACAGACAAAGCAGAG ACATAAGGCCACTAAGAAGCAGCCCTGTGAAAACATCACGGTGGCCTACTACTTCTGTGGAGAACCTATTCCGTACAGGACATCTGTCAAAGGGAGGATTGTCACCCTGGGCCAGTTTAAGGAGCTGCTGACTAAGAAAGGGAGCTACAG GTATTATTTCAAGAAGGTAAGCGATGAGTTTGACTGTGGGGTGGTGTTTGAAGAGGTACGTGAAGATGACGCAATCCTGCCCATCTTTGAAGAGAAGATCATTGGGAAAGTAGAAAAAATTGATTGA
- the axin1 gene encoding axin-1 isoform X1 — MDAVNMSLSDKGGGYLVDLGGSFTEDAPRPPVPGEEGELVSSDGRQYSHIFCSSKNESLKNDASTATPRRPDQDLGYEPEGSASPTPPYLKWAESLHSLLDDQDGIHLFRTFLKQEECADMLDFWFACSGFRKLEANDGHEEKKLKLAKAIYKKYILDSNGIVSRQIKPATKSFIKDCVMKLHIDPAMFDQAQTEIQTMMEENTYPLFLKSDIYLEYTRTGGESPKLYSDQSSVSGNGKVLPGYLPTLNEDEEWTCDQDPEEQAECDPTPSNRLTQKLLLETVPVRVASSKRFQDGHEYRHAPWREPVNPYYVNTGYAMAPATSANDSEQQSMSSDADTLSLTDSSVDGVPPYRYRKQHRREMHESAKANGRVPLPHIPRTNRMPKDIHVEPEKFAAELISKLEGVLREREAQEKLEEKLKRVRLEEEGDDADVSTATSLSSHRLPPGAHPQHYNSRYADISYNGLLRDAHEENPESILDDHVQRVMKTPGCQSPGTGRHSPKSRSPEGGKGPGVAMPLPPGPAKHLSRQGPKGDNSHLYHHKHVHHIHHPTGGKPKEQVEAEAAMRVQHGSFPWGMEQHHYGPKSRNYADGMSPNPMEPVGYSSKGSTLSKRPFKKGEETRPYEMPVPPDDVERNQKILLWMMEGEKEAVRHKKSPYGSITGSKKAPSHEASRPSSVERPGAVHPWVSAQLRNNVQPSHPFIQDPTMPPNPAPNPLTQLEEARRRLEEEKKKSGTLQTKQRYVMEVIQRGRAAVRPALFPPLSAVPAVSDTELSEPEHKATKKQPCENITVAYYFCGEPIPYRTSVKGRIVTLGQFKELLTKKGSYRYYFKKVSDEFDCGVVFEEVREDDAILPIFEEKIIGKVEKID, encoded by the exons ATGGACGCTGTGAATATGAGCTTGAGCGACAAGGGGGGGGGTTACCTGGTGGACCTGGGAGGCAGTTTCACTGAGGACGCCCCCAGACCCCCGGTGcctggggaagagggagagctggtGTCCAGCGATGGACGCCAATACAGCCACATCTTCTGCTCCTCCAAGAACGAGAGCCTCAAGAATGACGCCTCTACGGCCACCCCCAGACGACCTGACCAGGATCTGGGCTATGAGCCGGAGGGCAGCGCCTCCCCCACACCTCCCTACCTGAAGTGGGCTGAGTCTCTTCATTCCCTCCTGGATGACCAGGACGGGATCCACCTGTTTAGAACATTTCTCAAGCAGGAAGAGTGTGCCGACATGTTGGACTTCTGGTTCGCCTGCAGCGGCTTCCGCAAGCTCGAGGCCAATGACGGTCACGAGGAGAAGAAGCTAAAACTGGCAAAAGCCATTTATAAAAAGTACATCCTGGACAGCAATGGAATAGTGTCCAGACAGATCAAACCAGCAACTAAGAGCTTCATCAAAGACTGTGTGATGAAGCTTCACATCGATCCAGCCATGTTTGACCAGGCTCAGACTGAGATCCAGACTATGATGGAGGAGAATACCTACCCTTTGTTCCTGAAGTCAGACATCTATTTGGAATACAccaggactgggggagagagccCTAAGTTGTACAGTGACCAAAGCTCAGTTTCTGGCAATGGGAAGGTTCTACCAGGGTATCTGCCAACATTGAACGAGGATGAGGAGTGGACATGTGACCAGGACCCGGAGGAGCAGGCTGAGTGTGATCCAACCCCTAGCAACAGGCTCACGCAGAAGCTGCTCCTGGAGACCGTTCCTGTGCGTGTTGCCAGCAGCAAGAGATTCCAGGACGGTCACGAGTACAG ACATGCCCCATGGCGTGAGCCTGTCAACCCATACTACGTCAACACTGGCTATGCCATGGCCCCTGCCACCAGCGCCAACGACAGCGAGCAGCAGAGCATGTCTAGCGATGcagacactctctccctcaccgaCAGCAGTGT AGACGGGGTCCCACCGTACAGATATCGTAAGCAGCACAGACGGGAGATGCACGAAAGTGCCAAAGCAAACGGGCGAGTGCCTCTACCTCATATTCCT CGCACGAACCGGATGCCAAAGGATATTCATGTGGAGCCAGAGAAGTTTGCAGCAGAGCTCATCAGCAAACTGGAGGGCgtactgagggagagagaggcccaggagaagctggaggagaagctgaAGAGAGTACGACTG gaggaagaaggggatgATGCTGACGTTTCCACAGCAACATCATTGTCCAGTCACAGACTGCCTCCTGGTGCTCATCCCCAGCACTACAACTCCCGCTACGCTGACATCAGCTACAACGGCCTCCTGAGAGACGCTCACGAGGAGAACCCAGAGAGCATCCTGGACGACCACGTCCAGCGTGTCATGAAGACGCCCGGCTGTCAGTCCCCAGGCACGGGACGCCACTCCCCCAAGTCCCGCTCGCCCGAGGGAGGCAAGGGGCCTGGTGTTGCGATGCCACTGCCCCCGGGCCCTGCCAAACACCTCTCCCGGCAGGGGCCCAAGGGGGACAACAGCCACTTGTACCACCACAAACACGTTCACCACATCCACCATCCGACGGGAGGGAAGCCCAAAGAGCAGGTGGAGGCTGAGGCAGCCATGAGGGTGCAGCATGGTAGCTTCCCCTGGGGCATGGAGCAGCACCACTACGGGCCCAAGTCTCGCAACTACGCCGATGGCATGAGCCCCAACCCCATGGAGCCCGTGGGTTACAG TAGCAAAGGTAGCACTCTGTCGAAAAGGCCCTTCAAAAAAGGGGAGGAGACGCGGCCCTATGAGATGCCGGTGCCTCCGGACGATGTGGAGAGGAACCAGAAGATCCTCCtgtggatgatggagggagagaaggaggctgTCCGTCACAAGAAGAGCCCCTATGG GAGCATCACAGGGTCGAAGAAGGCCCCAAGCCACGAGGCGTCTCGGCCCAGCTCAGTGGAGAGACCTGGGGCAGTGCACCCGTGGGTCAGCGCCCAGCTACGCAACAACGTGCAGCCCTCCCACCCCTTCATCCAGGACCCCACCATGCCCCCCAacccagcccccaaccccctcacccAGCTGGAGGAGGCACGAAGGCGGcttgaggaggagaaaaagaaatctGGTACCTTACAGACAAAGCAGAG GTATGTGATGGAGGTGATCCAGAGGGGTCGCGCTGCCGTCAGGCCCGCTCTGTTCCCACCCCTCAGCGCGGTGCCTGCCGTCTCCGACACAGAGCTTTCCGAGCCCGA ACATAAGGCCACTAAGAAGCAGCCCTGTGAAAACATCACGGTGGCCTACTACTTCTGTGGAGAACCTATTCCGTACAGGACATCTGTCAAAGGGAGGATTGTCACCCTGGGCCAGTTTAAGGAGCTGCTGACTAAGAAAGGGAGCTACAG GTATTATTTCAAGAAGGTAAGCGATGAGTTTGACTGTGGGGTGGTGTTTGAAGAGGTACGTGAAGATGACGCAATCCTGCCCATCTTTGAAGAGAAGATCATTGGGAAAGTAGAAAAAATTGATTGA